The genomic stretch CGTCTGGAATGCCTCTAAGTGTGGTGTGgtgacaaatatttttttttcacttGAAATGTCAATTAGGAACCCTATACTTAATACCATGATTCTAAGTTATAATACTTTAACTAGATGGGGGGGTCATGTCAAGCACTGTgaggtacaggtaactgccaaaataaaggaaaaaccAACACACAGTGTCTTAagagggcgttgggccaccacgagccgccagaacagcttcaatgcgccttggcatagattctagtgtctggaactctattggagggatgcgataccattcttccatgaaaaattccatcatttggtgttttgtagatggtggtggaaaacactgtctgtcGCCGCTCCacaatctcccataagtgttcaattgggttgagatctggtgactgagacacacacacacacacacacaccctttaaaccccctatgctcctttgagacccctctttcaaactcattgagatctcttcttctagccaagGTAGCAAAAATAATGGGAAACTGGGCATTTGCATACATGACCCTAACTATGCATGatggatgttaattgcttaattaacttaggaaccacacctgtgtggaagcccCTGCTTTCGATATACTTTGTATCCTTCATAtattcaagtgtttcctttatctGATACTACCATTTACCCGACTGCGACTAAGGGCATGCACCAATGATCTCTGTCAGCAGAGGGAGCTGTTTTATCATGCATTCACAAAAATATGCCTCACCTTCTTTAAAATGTGTCAGGTAGGTCTATACCAGCGGTCTACAACAGGTCGatcgccaaacaattctgaaagtacatgcaatgTTCAAGTGTTCCACCGCAAACGGTCATACATAAATCTCACAAGTATCcgcaagctcccagctactatctaatcaacGCAACATTTACATTATCCCACCCATGGTTAGCAAACACTTTCCCCATAACCttatcaattaaatgttaactgcaaagtaggcttacctagCAGAAGTATATAATGAGTAATAAGTATATCGTTTGTATCTATTATTTGCTAACTTTGCCATGAAATGcgcagcagcagtacagaaccattgctagaccagcacattagatggcacattcCCCACTGGCTAGATGCGCAAAGAAAGGgccagatgcacaattaaaggggaattacacaTAAAATTGACTTCTggtgtgatttaagcattgacatggaatcagaacatccaatttcgttgtttctctatgaacaattgtaattttgagtgaaaaacaaaaaacatctaAAACCAGGAAATCATAATTTGGGAAAATATTAAACAGAATTTGGGGAAATAATTACATATTTTATAGGGCCCCCcttagagttgtttattaaccattattttaccaggtatattgacagaaaacagtGCACTACCTTCTCTTGTACAACAAGGACCCGGagaagagttgcaggggagatgagaagagaagaatgtgcctatttgaaagctagaaaaATAATTAGTAGCTCGcgacatgtttgatattttaaaAGTAGCTGTCATTCAAGAACAGGATGGAGACTCCTGGTATACTGTGCCTACGTCTTCATTTACAGTCAACATGCCTTCTGTCTAGCATACCACCACCAAATCTATTTACAGCAAATAACCAAGAGAAAACATGGGGGGAAATAAGGGCAAAGGACTAATTTAATAAAATGTTATATTTATTGCTAATAAAATCAACGGATCAAACAAAATCAATTCCGAAATCACCAGTACCTCATAATCTCACCATAATCAAATAAAATCATCTGGTTATTATTAGATAATTACATTGGGAAAATCAAGATGATTCCATTAGCATTGCCTACAGTAAGCATTCTTATTGTCATTAGTACAAAACTATGTATAACATAGCCAGATCTAGGTGAGAAAATCAAGTGGTTCCATCAGACCACTATCATTGTAACCAAATTCCTTTTTTCTACACCCATGAAAAACAACATAGCAGAGGATTTGTTCACATTATACTGGGAGCCATATTGATGTGTGAAGACTGCATGGATAGCAAACTTCATTGCAAATGCACACACCCATGAATGTTAATGTCAAGTCATGACACCTAAAAGTACCAGTCACAATATAATAAGTAGAAGGATATTTGAGGACATTCCACATTTAATTATGCCCTTCAGATAAAATATGTCATTGATATTAAACACTATGGAAATGTTAATTAAACAAAGAGCAGGGTGCATAAACTGGCTATGTTGTATGTAAAAAGTCACTCTATTCTTGATTCATAAAGTAATGGAGTTAAACAAAGCCACTGACCAACACTCATTGCaaggtttcccggacacagattaagcctaatcctgGACTAAAAACTGATTTAGGAGAAGGGTGGAGTACCTGTTTATATAAAATGATATAAACAGTAACAAAACCCATAAATCCACTTTCATAGACCACCAAACCGATACAAACACACAggcattcacacaaacacacactgagttGCACCCTCTCACATGCACACTTGTAAATGTGTTTTAATCTGGTGCTTCAAACTACAACACATTCTGAGCATAACCGGTTGTGACAGAGAGAGGGCTTATCTTCAGTCTTCACTGACGGCTACAGTACAGCAGCTCCTTCTCAAACCCCGGTCGGGAATAACATCATGCCACGGAGCTGGGCTTCATCTCTGGCTCCAGTATGTGTAGGTTGGAAATCAATGTGATTTATGATATATCCCACTGCCTAACTCTTCCATTCCTTCCCCAAAGACGAACCATTCTTTCAGTACTCTATAGAACATTACAACAATGACATAAAGAAAGATTAGAATCAAGAAAATAAAACACAACATAACCATCAGTCTCTGTAAACATAAATCAAAGCAGATCTACATATGATTGACGTGTATTAACCCAGGGGTCCCCAAATACATTCAGCAGTGGGCCGATTTTtacttgagcggatggtcgggggggccGGAAcaattgaccgcaagaatcccaaacagagatactatttgacaaaaacagaataatttcaaaccttgattacactGGGATACGATCACATATGCCTCTCTATTTATTAGTGGGAATACTTGGCAAtggatttcctaaattaaaatcactttgagCTGATTTGACAGTATTTTATGTCCCGTGGGCCGCCTATTGGGGAACCCTGCATTAACCCCTTACCAATACTGGCCCTCCAGCTCTTTTTCCAGCTCCATTTTCCCTTAGGGGATGGATATTGACACCCTCCTGTTGGGGAATAGTTGCATTGTTCTCGTTCCCACAAATAGATTTGAGTGGGATTCGGTCTCTGAAAATATGATTTACTCATTGTTTTTTATATTGTCAGTTTTGGAAGGGAGCCAGCTGAAGTGATATCGTTCACGGGGAGTCAGAAGGTCCACGTCAAGTTTCTTCTGTTCTTTCTCACTGGCAACGGTCCTATACCCCAGCAAAGACATGGCGCCCTTACACACCTCCTGGATGTGCCTTACCTTGCCATGGGGCAAAGTAGTACGCCAAGCCTGAGAGACGTCTGCTGCGTTGCGGGAGGTGATTTGGAAGGCCTCCTTCTTGGTGCCCTTGCCCTTACCGTGGGTGACCTTATAGATCCACTCCTGTAGCGACTGTGTCATCTCCAGCCCCACAAACTGATACATAGAGTCGATCTCTGTCAGGGGGTCTCTCACCATGTCCTCGTAGCGTACCATCTTGTAACGTCCACGTAGAAAGTCTGGGGGTTTGAGCATGGCCCTCTCGTGGATGCGGACGTGGCTTCGGCATATCTCCTGCATGACGCGGTACTGTGTGTCAACCACCTTGGTGTTGCCTTCCTCCAGGACCAGGGCATTGTCCTTCACTAGGGCTTTGGCTGACTGCTCCCTGGAGCGTGCCACGGCCCGCGGGTCTCTCACCAGGTGGATGATGCGCAGGTCCAGAGTGGGGTCCTGCAGGAGAGGGTACAGGGAGTCCAGCTCAAAGAAGCGCACCTCTTTGAGCACCACATGGCTGTAGGTCTGACAGGCCTCTTCTGCCCCCTGCAGGCCAGGCCTGTCACACTTCCGCTTGCACTCCGTCTCGTTGCTGAAGAGGTGGCGAGGTGTGAGCTGGCAGGCAGGTGGAGAGCACAGGGCACGGCTGTGGCTCCACATAAAGAGGGCTGACATGTTGTGCTGGGCCGGAGTGTAGGCATCCATGACAGACATGTCACACTGGAAGACGCTGCGCATCAGGTCCCTCACCGCCATGCGCAGCGCCCGGGCTCCAGGCATCTGCAGAGTGGTCCACACATGCCACGATGGCTCCATCAGGTAGAAGACAGACGGGTGCTGGCTGAACACCTGGCCCAGGAAGGAGGATCCAGACCGCCATGAGGACAGCAGGAGCACGTGGACCTTGCCCTGGGAGGGAGGGCTACCACAAGGGAGGAGCCGGATGTACCATCCAAACAGCAGCACCACGGCCACTCCCTGCAGAAGCAGCAGGAACACCATGGCCGGTGGCGTCAGTCTGAAGCGCGGCATGCTGGAGACTCTCTGTGTGAGCTGCTGGGAATTTATAGGAGAGCGAGAgggcgagagagcaagagagagagaataaggggAGGCATATTAAGAGTttaattccaaaacgctatacatacattttcagaaatgttggtaaattagcttttattgttccAAAAAAATATTAAAAGAGATGTGTGTTTTTcactaatcatggcatggggttgtttaATGACACACATGTagttgtttaaaatctatcacttgatgcattcatttcagagagacaaataatcatgttttttagcaaaatgctatatatctgcctcactttcagagaaataagttgtactgctaggttttacacagtcaaatgtaacaaataacgaTTTTTTTTATAAAGGAATGtacaaatgaaacatttgttacatcaatatttaaaaaaacttttattttaaataatccaatacagtaatatgagatctgtatgtaaaacattcacattttagtcatttaacataTTCTCTTATCCAGATTGACTAACAGTATGGTCGATCTTCAAggtattcctagtcgatcaccaaacatttctgtagaaaagccaacgaTAAAGCCATGCGctgcttttttaaaatgtgtattcGTTTTGCGCTGTTGGTTGGaagtgcacttgattcagaagtcCTGCACGCCGGGTAGGCAGGGTTCacattttgaaccatttaataTTTAATTTGTCTGGAAGGACAAACTCACGGCGGGACGTGATAGATATATTGCGCTGGCCAATCGGAAAGCTCAAATCACCGTTCCTACATTACCAGTGTACCACAACCCCGCAGCACAATTTGATACTAGCCTACATGAGATTTCATTAAGTTAatttttgtaatttattttaccaccaatttcgtgatatccaattggtagttacagtcttgtcccattgctgcaactcccgtacggactcgggagaggcgaaggtc from Coregonus clupeaformis isolate EN_2021a chromosome 29, ASM2061545v1, whole genome shotgun sequence encodes the following:
- the chst6 gene encoding carbohydrate sulfotransferase 6, which codes for MPRFRLTPPAMVFLLLLQGVAVVLLFGWYIRLLPCGSPPSQGKVHVLLLSSWRSGSSFLGQVFSQHPSVFYLMEPSWHVWTTLQMPGARALRMAVRDLMRSVFQCDMSVMDAYTPAQHNMSALFMWSHSRALCSPPACQLTPRHLFSNETECKRKCDRPGLQGAEEACQTYSHVVLKEVRFFELDSLYPLLQDPTLDLRIIHLVRDPRAVARSREQSAKALVKDNALVLEEGNTKVVDTQYRVMQEICRSHVRIHERAMLKPPDFLRGRYKMVRYEDMVRDPLTEIDSMYQFVGLEMTQSLQEWIYKVTHGKGKGTKKEAFQITSRNAADVSQAWRTTLPHGKVRHIQEVCKGAMSLLGYRTVASEKEQKKLDVDLLTPRERYHFSWLPSKTDNIKNNE